The proteins below are encoded in one region of Hordeum vulgare subsp. vulgare chromosome 3H, MorexV3_pseudomolecules_assembly, whole genome shotgun sequence:
- the LOC123443191 gene encoding uncharacterized protein LOC123443191, with the protein MQRSLPVGIKSENNGKRDYTGTGTVPSLHKQDSKILTKKTIKLLDGPPCSKRPKLEPTQTTRGAEAKGHESLPHKIVPELVRCTASEKSGLLKQKRISDAKRIDKKNARSGVRSKYDCFTLKSGLGNHDSVFMGNGMLGAHGLKSDIRDITNHIENLTLSELLDGTYKYSSLGREKGKKVLHTKDELLVSVRKAFFMLSDMDSSLGKDGNLTPSPRLHSATTSGCDIKDQCSDKPSSLIKDPLQTEVCNVLHCPKDILSRLTLPQGHDLDSLLSAGSESSATGSSMTIHGASLPPFTWSHSQAGVYRPSVDSGKHGSSRSNSHWQWLRVGSYPTAQDYKDLPPHPVDDLLQEMDMVKSSLIDSCSRQSNLCCTESTSGSLGQTIYSRKTGSEHGLQQLHPLDHVGSSDSFQRNDSERSLLKARQASRKILCAAETLCDMRRSTEGWSPQVYSNGTINLPKSPPDKVKARKPSSPFGTAESSSGSRNSDPGRSGNHSSKKAADRKNDSACMSNPGKGPIRWPVPVEDAASPVRPPEKGLMLDMRQNHGNAARHPIHVSSQARLEKEYESQQKLRKATLASSLGSGDWNKERNRRL; encoded by the exons ATGCAGAGATCTCTTCCTGTTGGCATTAAGTCTGAGAACAATGGCAAGCGGGATTACACTGGAACTGGTACTGTTCCATCCTTGCATAAGCAAGACAGCAAGATACTGACCAAAAAGACCATAAAGTTGTTGGATGGACCACCTTGTTCAAAAAGGCCAAAGCTAGAGCCAACTCAAACCACTAGAGGTGCTGAAGCTAAGGGCCATGAATCACTGCCACATAAGATTGTGCCTGAACTGGTACGATGCACAGCATCTG AAAAATCTGGGTTGCTAAAGCAGAAGCGCATTTCTGATGCGAAGAGAATTGACAAGAAGAATGCTAGGTCTGGTGTCAGATCTAAATATGATTGTTTCACATTAAAGTCTGGTTTAGGAAATCATGATTCCGTTTTCATGGGAAATGGCATGCTTG GGGCACATGGCCTTAAATCTGATATCCGTGACATCACGAATCACATTGAGAACCTGACATTGAGTGAACTTCTCGATGGCACTTACAAATATTCCAGCTTAggaagagaaaaaggaaagaagGTATTGCACACAAAAGATGAACTCCTAGTCTCTGTCAGAAAAGCTTTTTTTATGCTATCTGACATGGACAGTAGTCTTGGAAAAGATGGTAATTTGACTCCTAGTCCTAGACTGCATTCAGCAACCACCTCGGGCTGTGATATCAAAGATCAGTGTAGTGACAAACCGTCCTCTTTGATTAAG GATCCTTTACAAACAGAGGTCTGCAATGTACTTCATTGCCCAAAGGATATCCTAAGCCGTTTAACACTTCCTCAAGGACATGATCTCGATTCTCTTTTATCAGCTGGAAGCGAGAGCTCAGCTACAGGGTCTTCCATGACAATTCATGGAGCTAGTTTGCCACCATTTACTTGGTCACACTCACAAGCTGGGGTTTACCGACCGAGCGTTGACTCTGGTAAACATGGGTCAAGTAGGAGTAACTCCCATTGGCAGTGGTTGAGAGTTGGATCATATCCAACTGCTCAGGATTACAAAGATTTACCTCCCCATCCAGTTGATGATCTTCTTCAGGAAATGGATATGGTAAAGTCGTCTCTCATTGATTCATGTAGCAGACAATCTAATTTATGCTGCACGGAATCAACTTCTGGATCCCTTGGACAAACTATTTACTCGAGAAAAACTGGAAGCGAGCATGGTCTGCAGCAACTGCATCCACTAGACCATGTGGGCTCCTCAGATAGCTTCCAGAGGAATGACAGTGAACGTTCTCTTCTAAAAGCACGACAAG CATCACGGAAGATTTTGTGCGCAGCTGAGACCCTATGTGATATGAGAAGAAGCACGGAAGGGTGGAGTCCCCAAGTATATAGCAACGGGACAATAAATTTGCCGAAGTCACCTCCTGATAAGGTGAAAGCCCGCAAGCCGTCATCACCATTCGGTACAGCTGAGAGCTCATCGGGCTCACGGAATAGTGACCCAGGTCGCAGCGGAAACCATTCTAGCAAGAAAGCGGCAGATAGGAAGAACGATTCTGCGTGCATGAGCAACCCAGGGAAAGGGCCTATTAGGTGGCCTGTTCCTGTTGAAGATGCCGCATCTCCTGTCAGACCCCCCGAGAAGGGCCTTATGCTTGATATGAGACAAAACCACGGCAATGCCGCGAGGCATCCGATTCATGTATCGTCTCAGGCCCGGCTTGAGAAGGAATACGAAAGCCAGCAGAAACTGAGGAAAGCAACGTTGGCCTCGTCTCTAGGATCAGGAGACTGGAATAAGGAGAGGAACAGGAGACTGTGA